In a single window of the Apteryx mantelli isolate bAptMan1 chromosome 11, bAptMan1.hap1, whole genome shotgun sequence genome:
- the LOC136992965 gene encoding olfactory receptor 14A16-like yields the protein HTPMYFFLLNLSLLDLGTIFTTVPKSMANSLWDTRAISYLGCAAQVFFFVFLFAGEFYLLTVMAYDCFVAICRPLHYGNIMGSRACARMAAASWGSGFLNAVLHTANTFSIPLCQGNTVDQFFCEIPQILKLSCSDSYLREVGLIVISVCVGFGCFIFIVLSYVQIFTAVLRIPSEQGRHKAFSMCLPHLTVVSLFVSTIIFAYLKPPSISSPALDLVLSVLYAVVPPTLNPLIYSMRNKELKEALRKLVQLVLFQQQ from the coding sequence cacacccccatgtacttcttcctcctcaacctctccctccttgaccttggcaccatcttcaccactgtccccaaatccatggccaattccctgtgggacaccagggccatttcctacttgggatgtgctgcccaggtgttttttttcgtttttttatttgcaggagagttttatctcctcacagtcatggcctatgactgctttgttgccatctgcagacccctgcactatgggaacaTCATGGGCTCCAGAGCTTGtgccagaatggcagcagcttcctggggcagtggttttctcaatgctgtgctgcacactgcaaacacattttccataccactctgccaaggcaacacagtggaccagttcttctgtgagattccccagatcctcaagctctcctgctcagactcctacctcagggaagttgggctcattgtgattagtgtttgtgtaggctttgggtgtttcattttcattgtgctgtcctatgtgcagatcttcactgctgtgctgaggatcccctctgagcagggacgacacaaagccttttccatgtgcctccctcacctgaccgtggtctccctgtttgtcagcactatcatctttgcctacttgaagcccccctctatctcctccccagctctggatctggtgctctccgttctgtacgcagtggtgcctccaacactgaaccctctcatctacagcatgaggaacaaggagctcaaggaggcactgaggaaactggttcagttggtgctgtttcagcagcaataa